Proteins encoded in a region of the Pelmatolapia mariae isolate MD_Pm_ZW linkage group LG6, Pm_UMD_F_2, whole genome shotgun sequence genome:
- the vps37a gene encoding vacuolar protein sorting-associated protein 37A has product MNWFFPSSKGSGSLPPLNSLQQQRQRQIESLKAAHPSLAEIQKDVEYRIPFTVNNSTISVNILLPPQFPQEKPVVSVFPPVGHHLVDSNNGTMIKSPLITNFGMHSDLGKVIQSLLDEFWKSPPALMSSGPSGFPYMYKSSGIAPYPNPAFHFGSRHMGPSQTPSPGPAPAPMPHPGVDSALGPPRAPAPYGIISDLPLPVPIGDSETGLNGHVYKMPEIPESFPELCDMNLTQLSDMSENEDVLLKFFVSLPQLKQVTSDKEELVNSILDMAKKNLQIEPHLDGKRQEMLYKYEQLTQMKSAFETKMQRQHELSESCSLSTLQARLKVAAHQAEEESEETAENFLEGRIDIDEFLNSFMEKRTLCHSRRAKEEKLQQSINTHGPFPTSH; this is encoded by the exons ATGAACTGGTTTTTCCCATCCTCCAAAGGCTCTGGATCTCTCCCTCCTCTGAACAGCTTACAGCAACAGAGACAGCGGCAGATCGAGTCCCTAAAAGCTGCCCACCCGAG CCTTGCAGAAATCCAGAAGGATGTGGAATACAGAATACCATTCACAGTCAACAATTCAACCATTAGTGTTAACAT TTTGCTGCCTCCTCAGTTCCCCCAGGAGAAACCAGTGGTTAGTGTCTTTCCCCCTGTTGGTCATCATTTAGTGGACAGCAATAATGGCACTATGATCAAGAGCCCCCTCATCACTAAT TTTGGGATGCACTCAGACCTGGGAAAGGTCATCCAAAGTCTGCTTGACGAGTTTTGGAAAAGTCCTCCCGCCTTGATGTCTAGTGGTCCTTCTGGCTTTCCTTA TATGTACAAATCATCAGGTATAGCACCTTACCCCAATCCGGCTTTTCACTTTGGTTCTCGCCACATGGGACCCAGTCAGACACCGTCTCCTGGTCCAGCCCCTGCGCCAATGCCTCACCCAGGGGTCGATAGTGCCCTTGGGCCCCCTCGAGCTCCAGCGCCATATGGAATAATTTCTGACCTGCCACTGCCTGTACCTATTGGAGATTCAGAG ACTGGACTAAATGGACACGTGTACAAGATGCCTGAGATTCCTGAGTCTTTTCCTGAACTCTGTGACATGAA CCTGACACAGTTGTCAGATATGTCTGAAAACGAAGATGTGTTGCTCAAGTTTTTTGTGAGTTTGCCACAACTGAAACAGGTCACATCTGATAAAGAAGAGTTGGTCAACAGTATACTGGACATGGCCA AGAAAAATCTTCAAATAGAGCCACATCTGGACGGAAAAAGACAAGAGATGCTCTACAAG TATGAACAGCTGACTCAGATGAAGTCAGCTTTTGAAACAAAGATGCAGAGACAGCACGAACTCAGTGAG AGTTGCAGTCTAAGCACTCTACAGGCTCGGTTAAAAGTCGCAGCTCACCAGGCAGAGGAGGAGTCTGAGGAGACGGCTGAAAACTTCCTGGAAGGACGCATTGACATTGATGAATTCCTGAACAGCTTCATGGAAAAAAGAACA cttTGCCACAGCAGAAGAGCCAAAGAAGAGAAGCTGCAACAGTCCATCAACACACATGGCCCGTTTCCTACCAGTCACTAG
- the nsmce1 gene encoding non-structural maintenance of chromosomes element 1 homolog isoform X1, with the protein MASRSSSSTAAGGSDSPQKPTKTKRTRRKTRKARAVGDMSRQMGESHRRFLQTMMVSGVIDEQAAKALYQYCCETHHTQYAPDKLEDFIDTINSRLQPMFMQIRKGMSENNGLQYYALVNMAETDITRMSSDYADNELELFRKTLDLIVCSENGKASSTDILNSTDSMTTRKMKKSETEHLLSRLVHDKWLSEKRGEYTLSTRCIIEMEPYIRTMYQDHVKVCHICRNIAFQCQICENPTCGIKIHNPCVARYFKGKSEPRCPSCDDFWPHEIPEVKRPHSQSRR; encoded by the exons ATGGCGTCCCGCAGTAGTTCCTCCACAGCAGCAGGTGGCAGTGATTCACCACAAAAACCTACAAAGACGAAGAGAACCCGGAGGAAAACACGGAAGGCGCGCGCGGTAGGGG ACATGTCACGACAGATGGGAGAAAGCCATCGAAGGTTTCTTCAGACCATGATGGTCAGTGGTGTAATCGATGAGCAAGCGGCAAAGGCTCTTTATCAGTACTGCTGTGAAACGCACCACA cacAGTATGCACCTGACAAGCTGGAAGATTTTATTGATACTATCAACTCAAGACTGCAGCCAATGTTCATGCAGATTAGGAAAGGGATGTCTGAAAATAACGGTCTGCAGTACTACGCCTTG GTGAACATGGCTGAAACTGACATCACCAGGATGTCGTCAGATTATGCCGACAATGAACTTGAGCTCTTCAGGAAAACT TTGGACCTCATCGTGTGCTCTGAGAATGGCAAGGCTTCCTCTACTGATATTCTGAACAGCACAGACTCCATGACCACcagaaagatgaagaagagCGAAACGGAGCACCTGTTGAGCCGATTAGTGCACGACAAATGGCTCAGTGAG AAACGGGGCGAATACACCTTGTCCACCCGGTGTATCATAGAGATGGAGCCATATATTCGCACAATGTATCAAGACCATGTCAAAGTGTGCCACATCTGTCGTAACATCGCTTTCCAG tgCCAAATTTGTGAGAATCCTACATGTGGCATAAAAATACACAACCCATGTGTGGCCAGATACTTCAAAGGCAAATCGGAGCCACGTTGTCCTTCTTGTGATGACTTCTGGCCACATGAAATCCCTG AAGTGAAACGTCCTCATTCACAATCCAGGAGATGA
- the nsmce1 gene encoding non-structural maintenance of chromosomes element 1 homolog isoform X2 translates to MSRQMGESHRRFLQTMMVSGVIDEQAAKALYQYCCETHHTQYAPDKLEDFIDTINSRLQPMFMQIRKGMSENNGLQYYALVNMAETDITRMSSDYADNELELFRKTLDLIVCSENGKASSTDILNSTDSMTTRKMKKSETEHLLSRLVHDKWLSEKRGEYTLSTRCIIEMEPYIRTMYQDHVKVCHICRNIAFQCQICENPTCGIKIHNPCVARYFKGKSEPRCPSCDDFWPHEIPEVKRPHSQSRR, encoded by the exons ATGTCACGACAGATGGGAGAAAGCCATCGAAGGTTTCTTCAGACCATGATGGTCAGTGGTGTAATCGATGAGCAAGCGGCAAAGGCTCTTTATCAGTACTGCTGTGAAACGCACCACA cacAGTATGCACCTGACAAGCTGGAAGATTTTATTGATACTATCAACTCAAGACTGCAGCCAATGTTCATGCAGATTAGGAAAGGGATGTCTGAAAATAACGGTCTGCAGTACTACGCCTTG GTGAACATGGCTGAAACTGACATCACCAGGATGTCGTCAGATTATGCCGACAATGAACTTGAGCTCTTCAGGAAAACT TTGGACCTCATCGTGTGCTCTGAGAATGGCAAGGCTTCCTCTACTGATATTCTGAACAGCACAGACTCCATGACCACcagaaagatgaagaagagCGAAACGGAGCACCTGTTGAGCCGATTAGTGCACGACAAATGGCTCAGTGAG AAACGGGGCGAATACACCTTGTCCACCCGGTGTATCATAGAGATGGAGCCATATATTCGCACAATGTATCAAGACCATGTCAAAGTGTGCCACATCTGTCGTAACATCGCTTTCCAG tgCCAAATTTGTGAGAATCCTACATGTGGCATAAAAATACACAACCCATGTGTGGCCAGATACTTCAAAGGCAAATCGGAGCCACGTTGTCCTTCTTGTGATGACTTCTGGCCACATGAAATCCCTG AAGTGAAACGTCCTCATTCACAATCCAGGAGATGA
- the LOC134628672 gene encoding trace amine-associated receptor 13c-like, whose translation MMDSQDRIELCYPELANLSCRGLTRPQPEAVLLYTLFFSISVLTVALNVLVIISISHFRQLHMPTNVLLLSLAISDLLVGLIVMPVETMRFIETCWLLGDLMCAFSYIIGFTLTSASVGNMVLISIDRYVAICYPLQYPTKITHSRAELSVTLCWACSLLYNGLILNEHLRQSDRHNTCHGQCLVVINYVSGAIDLVFTFIGPCSVIIILYMRVFAVAVSQAHAMRSHITAAAAGTVKITAKKSEKKAARTLGIVIFVFLMSFCPYYYPSLAGKDISNSASSWAIVSWMLYFNSCLNPLIYAFFYPWFRKAIWFIVSLKVLEKGSSQANIL comes from the coding sequence ATGATGGACAGCCAGGACAGAATTGAACTCTGCTACCCTGAGCTTGCGAATTTGTCTTGCAGGGGTTTAACACGTCCTCAGCCTGAGGCTGTCCTCCTCTATACACTGTTCTTTTCCATCTCTGTGCTAACTGTAGCTCTGAATGTGCTGGTTATCATATCCATCTCTCATTTCAGGCAGCTCCACATGCCCACCAATGTCCTCCTGCTCTCTCTGGCCATCTCAGACCTCTTGGTCGGGCTAATTGTTATGCCGGTGGAAACAATGCGGTTTATAGAAACCTGCTGGCTGCTGGGAGATCTCATGTGTGCTTTTTCTTACATTATCGGCTTCACTCTCACCTCAGCCTCTGTGGGCAACATGGTGCTCATATCAATTGATCGCTACGTAGCTATTTGTTATCCTCTGCAGTACCCCACTAAAATCACTCACAGCAGAGCGGAGCTGTCTGTGACTCTGTGCTGGGCCTGTTCGCTCCTCTACAACGGGCTGATCTTAAATGAGCATCTCAGGCAGTCAGACAGGCATAACACCTGTCACGGTCAGTGTTTGGTGGTGATTAACTATGTCTCTGGAGCCATCGACCTTGTCTTTACTTTCATCGGCCCTTGCTCAGTCATTATCATTCTGTACATGAGAGTATTTGCTGTAGCGGTGTCTCAGGCTCATGCCATGCGGTCTCATAttacagctgctgcagctggtaCAGTAAAAATCACCGCAAAGAAATCAGAGAAAAAGGCAGCCAGGACTCTTGGCATTGtgatatttgtgtttttgatgAGTTTCTGTCCGTATTACTATCCCTCTCTTGCAGGGaaggacatttcaaacagtgctTCATCTTGGGCTAttgtttcctggatgctgtacTTCAATTCTTGTCTGAATCCACTGATATATGCTTTTTTCTACCCGTGGTTTAGAAAAGCTATCTGGTTCATTGTCTCCCTGAAGGTACTAGAGAAGGGCTCCTCTCAGGCAAATATACTTTAA